The Saccharopolyspora gregorii genomic interval TGGTCGCCACCTACCTCGCCGAACGCGACCAGCGGTGGCGCGCCGAGATCACCGCCTCCCTCGACCGCCCCGGGCTGTCCGCGCTGGACCGGGTGACCGCGCCGTTCGACGCGCTCGCCGAGTGGACCGCGCGGCACTCGCGGGGCTGCGCCTTCATCAACGCGCTCGCCGAACTCCCCGATGGCGCGCACCCGGCGCGGCGGATCGCCGCGGACGAGAAGCGCTGGCTGCTGGAGCTGTTCGAGCGGCTGGCCGCGGAGGCGGGAATCGCGGACTCCGGCCTGCTCGCGAGGGAACTGCTGTACCTGCACGAAGGCGCGCTGGTCGTGGGATCGGTCGTGCCCGGCGACGCCGCCGCCGACGCCGGACGAGCGGCCCGAGCGCTCGTCGCGGCCCGGTCCTAGGCGGGTCCGCCCGGGTCGAGCTCGGTGCCGTCGCGCTCGTGCCCTGGTCGGCCGGTGCGGAGGTCGATTCGGTGCCGTGGTCGGCCGGTGCCTGGTCGGTCGAGCGCTCCGCTCGAGCGGTTGCCCGGTCCAGCTCGTGCTCCGGTCGAGCCGGTGCCCGGTCGAGTCCGCGCCCGCGCTTAGCCGAGCTCGCGCCGGTA includes:
- a CDS encoding TetR/AcrR family transcriptional regulator, with amino-acid sequence MPLDPQSLTPGARRILDAAATLFYELGITAVGVDLIAARSGVTKRTLYDRFGSKDVLVATYLAERDQRWRAEITASLDRPGLSALDRVTAPFDALAEWTARHSRGCAFINALAELPDGAHPARRIAADEKRWLLELFERLAAEAGIADSGLLARELLYLHEGALVVGSVVPGDAAADAGRAARALVAARS